Proteins encoded together in one Salarias fasciatus chromosome 17, fSalaFa1.1, whole genome shotgun sequence window:
- the LOC115404448 gene encoding achaete-scute homolog 4-like isoform X2 — protein MEHIPFVGPLALHGIPVDESSACYKDPLRIGLPFHLDASYLDPVHQRLPYRRFSYFPFPVCDYSFEPAFIRKRNERERHRVRCVNEGYARLREHLPQEFEDKRLSKVETLRAAIDYIKHLQSLLDLNVPGGRNMSIGDARNHRRTECNSDGESKTSLSDNCDSVY, from the coding sequence ATGGAGCACATTCCGTTTGTTGGGCCGCTGGCGCTGCACGGCATCCCCGTGGATGAGAGCAGCGCGTGTTATAAAGACCCGCTGCGGATCGGACTGCCTTTCCACCTGGACGCTTCATACCTGGATCCCGTTCACCAGAGGCTCCCTTACAGACGGTTTTCCTATTTCCCCTTCCCGGTGTGCGATTACTCCTTCGAGCCGGCGTTCATCCGCAAACGGAACGAGAGGGAGCGGCACCGGGTGCGCTGCGTAAACGAGGGTTACGCGCGCCTCAGAGAGCATCTCCCGCAGGAATTCGAGGACAAGCGCCTCAGCAAAGTGGAGACGCTGCGAGCGGCCATAGACTATATCAAACACCTGCAGAGCTTGCTGGATTTAAACGTCCCCGGCGGAAGGAATATGTCGATTGGAGACGCGCGTAACCATCGGAGGACGGAGTGCAACAGTGATGGCGAGTCCAAAACCAGCCTCAGCGACAACTGCGACTCTGTTTACTGA
- the LOC115404448 gene encoding achaete-scute homolog 4-like isoform X1, protein MSVSYSQEVMEHIPFVGPLALHGIPVDESSACYKDPLRIGLPFHLDASYLDPVHQRLPYRRFSYFPFPVCDYSFEPAFIRKRNERERHRVRCVNEGYARLREHLPQEFEDKRLSKVETLRAAIDYIKHLQSLLDLNVPGGRNMSIGDARNHRRTECNSDGESKTSLSDNCDSVY, encoded by the coding sequence ATGTCTGTGTCCTACAGTCAGGAGGTCATGGAGCACATTCCGTTTGTTGGGCCGCTGGCGCTGCACGGCATCCCCGTGGATGAGAGCAGCGCGTGTTATAAAGACCCGCTGCGGATCGGACTGCCTTTCCACCTGGACGCTTCATACCTGGATCCCGTTCACCAGAGGCTCCCTTACAGACGGTTTTCCTATTTCCCCTTCCCGGTGTGCGATTACTCCTTCGAGCCGGCGTTCATCCGCAAACGGAACGAGAGGGAGCGGCACCGGGTGCGCTGCGTAAACGAGGGTTACGCGCGCCTCAGAGAGCATCTCCCGCAGGAATTCGAGGACAAGCGCCTCAGCAAAGTGGAGACGCTGCGAGCGGCCATAGACTATATCAAACACCTGCAGAGCTTGCTGGATTTAAACGTCCCCGGCGGAAGGAATATGTCGATTGGAGACGCGCGTAACCATCGGAGGACGGAGTGCAACAGTGATGGCGAGTCCAAAACCAGCCTCAGCGACAACTGCGACTCTGTTTACTGA